A region from the Triticum aestivum cultivar Chinese Spring chromosome 3D, IWGSC CS RefSeq v2.1, whole genome shotgun sequence genome encodes:
- the LOC123075382 gene encoding rapid alkalinization factor encodes MAPPMPSRALIVAVAALLVLVVAAELDAGSSGWPAEDYGGGAAMQAACRVEDEEGCGGEATPRRHLGGGGYIGYDALRRNAVPCSVRGASYYNCRPGGQANPYSRGCSSITRCRG; translated from the coding sequence ATGGCGCCGCCGATGCCGAGCCGCGCGCTCATCGTCGCCGTTGCcgcgctcctcgtcctcgtcgtcgcaGCCGAGCTAGATGCGGGAAGCAGCGGGTGGCCAGCGGAGGATTACGGCGGCGGCGCCGCCATGCAGGCGGCGTGCAGGGTGGAGGACGAGGAGGGGTGCGGCGGAGAGGCGACGCCGCGGAGGCATCTGGGCGGAGGCGGCTACATCGGCTACGACGCGCTGCGGCGCAACGCCGTGCCGTGCTCGGTCCGCGGCGCGTCCTACTACAACTGCCGCCCCGGCGGGCAGGCCAACCCCTACTCCCGTGGCTGCTCCTCCATCACCCGCTGCAGAGGATAG